Proteins from one Streptomyces genisteinicus genomic window:
- a CDS encoding CGNR zinc finger domain-containing protein, with translation MTARATEPPGLLLRHPDGQTFRFDPGALCLELLATGGPGAYARFEVLTGPGELMAWVAASRLPPGLRLAADDTGAAAARALRDALWGVVAARAHGAAPAPAGLAAVNAAAAAPPLVPLIAADGTRAWAPGEAPVTALLSTVARDAVDLLTGPHADRVRECAARDCALLFVDVSRPGRRRWCSMERCGNRHKVRTLRARRADGDAP, from the coding sequence ATGACTGCGAGGGCAACGGAACCGCCGGGACTGCTGCTGCGTCACCCGGACGGCCAGACGTTCCGCTTCGACCCGGGTGCGCTCTGCCTGGAGCTGCTGGCCACCGGCGGACCCGGCGCGTACGCGCGGTTCGAGGTGCTGACCGGGCCCGGGGAGCTCATGGCCTGGGTGGCCGCCAGCCGGTTGCCCCCGGGGCTCCGGCTGGCGGCGGACGACACCGGCGCGGCGGCGGCACGCGCGCTGCGCGACGCCCTGTGGGGTGTGGTGGCGGCCCGGGCGCACGGCGCCGCGCCCGCACCCGCCGGTCTCGCCGCGGTGAACGCGGCGGCCGCCGCGCCCCCGCTCGTCCCGCTGATCGCCGCCGACGGCACCCGGGCCTGGGCGCCCGGCGAAGCGCCGGTCACGGCCCTGCTGTCGACCGTCGCGCGCGACGCGGTGGACCTCCTCACCGGACCGCACGCCGACCGGGTGCGGGAGTGCGCGGCCCGCGACTGCGCCCTCCTCTTCGTCGACGTCTCCCGTCCCGGCCGCCGCCGCTGGTGCTCGATGGAACGCTGCGGCAACCGCCACAAGGTCCGCACCCTCCGCGCCCGCCGGGCGGACGGGGACGCACCCTGA
- a CDS encoding VOC family protein, with product MTLHWKLVIDAEDPHAQADFWAGALGYQVEDNSPLIDQLLGQGAVPEELTVTSHGRRAWRDLIGVRHPDDPFDELNGAGLGRRILFQRVPEKKAGKNRLHVDVHAAPGERDAETARIVALGATVVRQVREQGGEWTVLTDPEGNEFCVQ from the coding sequence ATGACCTTGCACTGGAAACTCGTGATCGACGCCGAAGACCCCCACGCCCAGGCGGACTTCTGGGCGGGCGCCCTCGGCTACCAGGTGGAGGACAACAGCCCCCTGATCGACCAGCTGCTCGGACAGGGGGCGGTGCCCGAGGAGCTGACGGTCACCTCGCACGGCCGGCGCGCCTGGCGCGATCTGATCGGCGTCCGGCATCCGGACGACCCCTTCGACGAGCTGAACGGCGCCGGCCTCGGCCGCCGGATCCTCTTCCAGCGCGTACCGGAGAAGAAGGCCGGGAAGAACCGGCTCCACGTCGACGTGCACGCCGCGCCCGGTGAACGCGACGCCGAGACGGCCAGGATCGTCGCACTGGGGGCGACGGTCGTGCGCCAGGTCCGCGAGCAGGGCGGCGAATGGACCGTACTGACGGACCCGGAGGGCAACGAGTTCTGCGTCCAGTGA